The sequence below is a genomic window from Coffea arabica cultivar ET-39 chromosome 8e, Coffea Arabica ET-39 HiFi, whole genome shotgun sequence.
tttcgactagttttttgtCGGAATTCACCACGTGTCTTGCATGTAATCATATTTTAAGGGCaaatttgtcaaatcaaattttatataattcgatttataatccctcacattttataacataaattttttcctctttcacatttcacaaaatgaatttttttatccttcacatttttcaaaatgaattttttcatcttttattgatcatgtgtgtgaataatttttttttaaaattcatgtatatatttatttgatttcacctgaacagtacgaaaagcatgtgaaatcaaatagagatatattacacaCTATTCGTAttgctcaagtgaaatcaaatagatatatacatgggtttaaaaaaattgttagtttttcacttatattcattttcttttactcgaaatttaaaaataaagaaggcatttaatcctaaatattatcgagtgtttatatcgaattaaatttggatagaaaaagtaaacaaacgaaaagtatgacaaaaagaaataagtgattggcactttcaaattttaacaaaatcaCAAGGCAAATAATTCAACTGTTGGTCTTAAAAGTGCCGaatagaaatttcagatttaaattgaaatttgttagcacaattatagaattcgagttaggatccattaattagatgaccttattatacaactcaattaaaaaattattaccaaaagagaaatgtcacaaatattgaataggttcaaatggtgaaatcatataaatatatacatgggtttcaaacaaaattattggttttaaacccctatatatatctattgaatagcatgtgtataACTACGATTAGTATATTTAGATAAAATTCAATAGagataaattacatgttattcatactgttcaggtaaaatcaaatagacatatacgtgggtttatagaaaaaaaaaactattcgtaTACAtaatcaatgagggatgaaaaaattcattttgaaaaatataaaggatggaaaaattcattttttcaaatgtgaggaaagaaagaactcattttgtaaaatgttagagacgaaaaaattcattttgtgaaatgtcagggactatgaatcagattatgtaaaaatttgacttgacaattttgcctttaaaaaaatgatcacatgtaagtcacgtggtggattccggccaaaaactagttgaaaacctaggtagggaccaaatttggtcaatgtgaatttgtaaaggacgtaaaattacacttttaaaagtgaaggacgaaaaaagtcatcttgtaaaatgtgagagacgttttgaacgatttttcctaCTTTTATTAACGTTGTTATCAATAGGATTTAAATGGGACAAATCAGAAAAGTTGAAATATAAAGTGTCCAGAATGAAGGCCTTGTTTGGCAgataaattttttatcaaatttgtctgctataagttttttaaaaattttaactacagtaatctcaaaaaaaatttcaaaattttaaaactatacacttcaaaatattaaaaaaaaacacacttcaaaattttttttaaaaacttctacagtgagttacagtaaagttttagataaacacccaaaaaactcacttgccaaatgGAGCCTAAAATTTAAGGTACAAATTTACAGATGCAGCGTGGATCTAGTCCCCTAAAATTACGAACGTATGAGTTttttttatggattaatttttcttacactgatagtgtattagatgaatgataattatgtaaaatttaaatttgaaattcaacttttgcacacatgtcatgaatccagcgatgatagtgtatacactgttaatgtatataagatttactcttttttttttttattaccgAACGTGTTTATCGAATATTAATTAAACCTTGGACGATCataatgaacaaaaaaaaaaaaaaagaaaaaaaagaagagacgATGCGTGTAACTTTATTTGAATGAAATTATCTTATTGTTTGCTAAAAAGAATAAGAGTTAGAGTACTTGTCATGCATGAATTCATCATTTGATTGATTTACTCGAGCTCATAGGATCTTGAGGATTGCCGAATAGATGGAAAACACTGCACTCACACGTATCCAAGGCTCCAAATCTTTTAAAGAACATTATTGTTATGGATCGTGATGTTTTGATTCAAATTACATATACATTTCCAACAATTTGGTTTAGTCTGAACTGGCCAAATGTCCATGCATGACTAGGGATTTAGTCGAAATGAGCACAAAGTTTTTAATTCAAATCGAAATCTGGCAAGGATACGATGGCCAAATGGATTAATCTATGCAAATGAGTGCATATTCACCTATGGTTACATATATAATAAAGATCTCATCCGAACCAGACAGTCTTAATTGATATCATATATAGTAAGTATTCTGTGACAACTATTGCTGTGTTGGAACTGGGCTTTcgctctctccctcttaaatCATTACACAACATTACATTTTCTTGTAGTTGAACTGACCAGTTGACCAATTAGGATGCTCCAAAAGCATCATCAACTGGCAATTACTAAGATTTTGTTGCTTCTTTCACCCTTGATTTCTTACGTAAATTAGATCTGGTTTCGGTTCCCGAATCTTGAACTTTAGCGGATCTTTATTGAGAATACATCAGATGATTCGATTCTTTGTAGGTTTAGACAAGTTAATTCCGATCCTATGACTGATGGTTACAGAAGTTCTGGTGAAGCAAGATTTGCTTGGATTAGTTATTCTGCTACATTTTACTACTAATAAACTATGGGAGACAGAAATTGATGGTCAGGTCACTTCGCTCGATagttattcttattttttatgcAGTATTGTTGGGTTGCATTGATCCGGTGATCCTTTTCAAGATTCTGATCCACTCTATACCATGAATAATAAGTCTTTCTGAAAATTTAAGCGTATCTCTTTTACTTGTACGTAACTGCCACTCATTCAAAACTAGAAGTTGAGTTTTAGAACCAATTATCAAATATTACGGCCATGTATTTCTTCAACTAGGTGAGTTATAGTTGGCAATTAGCCTTTTCTTTTTGTACTattttttgttggaaaaaaattcCAAACCTTACGAGGGAGGGAGTTAGCCACTTTGGTAAATGTAGTCTTAAGGGCAGTTAGCCACTTTTCTAATGTTAGATCAAGTTGTTGAAACATATATATTATTGGGTTCGCCTTATTCACTTATTCTATCAGCATCAAATTCCAAACGAAACTGTTTGCTGcccatctctttttttttttgtcacaacGATAAGATCCCTATAATCTAATTTAACCTAATCTAGAAAGGAAGACTCGATGTGAGTAGAGACTCCGTCGAAGATGGTCAGTTTGCTGCCCATCTCCTTTAGtccttttttccttccttctatTTGGTTGCAAAAGTACATATCAACAATTCTTTTTCCAGTTCATGTATATACATTTATGGCTGCCTTGTCAAATGTGCTAGCACAGGCAGGATAAGCTATACAGTTTTAGTACCTACAAGTACAGTTCCATTTCTTGCAAGTAATGAATTCAACTATTACTGCAGACCTTCCATTCAATCTTCTGCTGTATTTTCTTGTACAATCTGAATACTACAACTACTATGGTGTCTGTTTCGTACTGCCGAACAATCTTTTCGTGTAAGATTTTTGAACTTAcaatttttaatttcttaagATAGATGTCGTGTGTTGACTGTCTTGATTCTTTAGCGTGGCTTGGGAGTTAGGAGTTTAAAGCGGTTCTGCCGTAAAGCttgaaatttttcctttttaatttttaaaataatcttACGTTTTTTGCAAATTCAAATTAGTAAAATTTAGTTCTAACCTAAGTTTCTGATAATTTTTTGGTTTGAAATCACCACATGACCTATATgcaatcattttttatttacaaaaagATGATATTCCACTTTTTTAGtggcaaaaataaatataaattgatcaaattcaacttttttaaataaaaaaataaatatgattCAGATCAGATCCTACTTTTTTAGAGACAAAAATTAATATTGGTATGAGCAAAAGGTCGTCAAGCCGCTTAGAAGAAAAAGGACAGAATCTTGGGAAATAACGAAGGATAGAGAAAAAAGAAACGGATTAATAGCCCAATACGCTGTATCATGAAGTTGCAAATAACTGTCCTAGAcgaatttttgtcttttttgaaTACAGAATATCAGGCTACATCACAGAACAAATTTGGTGTCCAATAAAACTAATGAAAGTCAAAAATCCCAAATTAGTGTAATGACAAATCTGCATTTTTTGGCCTTCTAGAAAAGTGCCCGAGGCCAAGctccaaaaatccaaattgtagTACCAAATCTAACAAGATTACAAGAACAAGAAACTGGCGAAATCCCAATTGCAGCTGGAGGACGGTAAAGACGGCCGTATAATTGAATAACACTACTAATTCGTCGGACAGGTCACCCTTTACTGCTTGTTTTAACTAAAGACAAGTAGATTATTACAGTTTGTCTGATCATCTCAGTAAGAGCAATCACCGTCTTGCACGTTGACATAATAAGAGTTTTTACCTTGGGATATTTAATGTTGTAATGAggcttttttttgttttaattaatctttTTTACACTAAAAATGTATGCATCAGCAGTTTTGAATGCAACAATTCAATTTAAAATAGAGCAAAAAACCTTGGCGGTCACTAAACAATTTGTCGGGTCAAGTTTTGACCATCAAACAATTTTTTATCACAAGTTAATTACTAAACTAACTAACCAGTACACCCATGACCATTGCATCAATTAATACTCGTAATATATGAAATAAGTAGAATACGTGGcatgattttgctttcaatcgCATAAATGGTAGACAAAACTGCCGCTACACTTTGCCACGTGTTTTACTTTATTTCATAGATTAAGAATATTAATCGACGCAATGGTCATGGgaatccttatactatataaaattgagttttggtcaaaaaGGGGGTTGAATTTCAAATGCATGGATAGGGATTTTTTGGAAATGTGAGATATTGTGTGATTTtgttttttagaatttttggtACAATTGAGGGGAGCATGTGTTTGGATGTGTTTACTGAAATGTCCTTATTTTGGTACATTAAAAGTTTTGATTTATGTAGACATCTGGGCATTTCTGGAAGGTGACATTATTTTGCAACAATTTTTGCAACATGTACAACTCATATATGCTTATATGTTGGTGTAATTAATGGAATGGTATTGTAAACACATTTAATTGAAATGTGGCTTTTGTTATACAATTAAGACAAAGACACGTTGCTATGACTACTCGTTTGAGGtaatttctttgtttcaaacAACTTGTCTGATCATTTCCCAACTCATATGAGCTCAGGTCTAAAAACAACTTATTCCTTTTCCCATTTACATCTCAATTAAATAGCCAAAAACGTGGGTATTCAATGAATAAACGGCTGAGAATCTGTTATGGTTGTTTCAATGCTTCCCTTTTCACCTTCTTCGGTTTCTTCCCTTGGTAAGGCAAGGCAGGAGAACGACTAGGATCTTATTGAGTTGTTGGctttcaagcattttccttgcTCGTTTCGTTAGAGGAAGTGAACGGTTGGCTCGAAGAGGGAAGAGATGTGCTAGCTACTTGCTTTCTTAGAAAACTAAGCGACTACTTTACTGTTGAGAGGTTAGGAATTCCTACAACaaactctttctttttcttttattcttattCTTGCTTGTGAGACTTGACATGGTGAACCTTCTTGCTAAATTAGTAGCCAACGGGGAATATCCCTTTAATGGGAATGGGGCTACCTGCCTTTCTTCCTACACTAGCTAAGCAAATTAGTCCTCAACCGAAAAAGGAAGGTTCTACCACTGTTGGGGTTAGCCATTTCTGTTAGCCTTGATGAGCTCCTTTTTGCCTTTAGATAACTGTAGTCATTGGCTAATTGGTTATAAGGgtcttatcctttttttttttttttgtcgacacaggaGGTATCTGGGCCTTTAGCCCGACTATTCCCCCTGCGGTCCGAGATGAGAGGCCCATTTCTCTCGAACGCGTTATCTCCGGGACTCAAACCATGGTCGTCATATCTTAAAGAGGAGCAACGAACCACTTGAGTTACCCCGGGTTGGGCAAGGGTATGCTTATCCACCTTGACTCATTTTCATAATTTACACACTTTTGTATTGCCTCTTCTTACTTTATGTAGGATGAATCCGATTAACTTCCTGAACTACTAGCAGTTGACTCTGGGCATTGAGTCCTTACTCCTTCCGACAAGAGCGCTTACTTCTATGACATTATCGCCGGTACCGGCTGCTCCTCCGCACCATGCCCTGGATATGCCATTTAACATTTGTACATCAAACACGTTTTACATAAAATATCAAACTCTAGCTTCTTTAATTATTTCTTCTCAAATTACCTCTCTAATCATAGACACCATATTGATTAGTTAGTTGAGTGCTTAATTTTTGACGAAAAATTGTTTGATGGTCAAAACTTGATCCGACTAATAGTTTAGTGCATGGCCACTAAGGTTTTTTAGCCTTTAAAATATAAGTTTTGTATATGTAGCATCCATCCAAATGCACTAatttatacatatacatacattatatatatattgtcaatATAGAAAAGATTTACCCTAAATTTTTTTCCCTCTACAGAGAATAATAAATTGGATACTCTGGCACACTGGATAGTGGAACAATAAGGCATTTATTTGCCTAGCAAACAATGGATGAATGATTAGGATGCAAAGAATAGAAgcctttatctttttttttttcttttcaagaaaactcTAAAACGCTTAGATGGTGTTTGTTTGCAAGGAAAAGTGTGGGAAGgaaaattagttattttttcctTCGTGCATGTTTTGATTCGCAGGAATGTCGTaaatatttcttgcattttcCTGCATTTTGTGTCTTACAAAACTTGTaggattttgaaggaaaatagtTGGTTACTCACAAAAGTTTCAATAACTGCTACTAACCGTCATTAACTTTCTATATTCTCTcaatatttttcttaataacCAAACGTATGTGGCaaacttatttttatttttctttatcttaCTTTCCTTCATTTCACTTTCCCATACAACTTTCTTTCTATTCGagctaaagggaaaaaaaaggattttATAGTCGAATTGAGAACTTCTATCGTACAATTGACTAGGCTTTTGGGGACAAAACGCTCTTACTAATCACAAATCCAAACTCGATTCATATTTAATTCAGACCTATTTTTTAGacccaaacttaacctaactcaATGATAGGTTAGATTCATTGAACTTTTTATCGGACCGAACAGGCCGGACTCGAGCTCGCCTGACCATATTGACAGTCCTACTTCTAGAGCGTTGGGTTCTTGATTTCCAATGGAATCCATCTTGTAGTGGCAAGAAGGCAAGCCGTATCCCTTCAAATCATCGGAACCTATTTAGCCCACCAAATataatgaaaaacttttaaagCCCAACTCCTTCAAATAATAGGCAGGCCGCCAGTCAAAATGCCCGTTCCATTGCTTGCTAGTATGTGTCAAATAACATCAACCTAAACATTGTACAACTGATCacggggaaaaagaaaacatacTAGTCCACATCTATCTATGCCTCGTCTACAAAAAATCACCAAGAAGCCACCGGGCAGTTTGATCTTCCTCGACGTCTAAATGAATTTGCATGTTCAGAATTTACATGAGCAATATTGTTGCATCACACATGCCTACAAAGATAAACAAAGATCAGTCCTCAAGAATATTTGCTAGGGGAATTGTATGTCATCAATGATAGCAACACTTTTTTCATTCCCCTACACTAACTTTATCAATAGCTTCAATCACATTGTTTGCATCATATTTGCATCTCAATGTTTTCCAGTCCCCTACGCTGCACCAGCTCGAAAGATCTGCAAGTTCTTTGGTAACTTTGGTTGCACAAAGAAGTCCTCGGGGCACAACGTCTAGCTTCCGCCCGCATCAGTGTTTGTGTTTACATATCTCGAGCAAATTTTGGGTCCAAAACCTTGCTTTCATTGCGACTATCATTTCAAAAGATTTTCTCAGACATTTAGGCCTTTTAAGCATACTGCATACTCTTTGTTGGAAGAATTATTTGGGAGAGAAAAAGTTTTTGAATTCATAAATTCTATGACAATGTAgtgcctatatatatatatatatatatacaaggtATTATACAGAAAGAGTGAATCTAGACTAATATTGTGATCCTAATTGATGCTAATAATACAAGATAATATCCTATTTTGTAATCCTAATTGATGCTAATAAATACTAATTGATAcaacaaaatattttatttacattAACACTCTTTTTGTTCTGGGAAACTGGTATCAGGTCTCCAAGTCCTAGTCTACCAATATAGTTTCTGTCGACAATGTGATGAGTTTCATTCTTGTCGACAATGTACTAAAGCTTTCATAACATTCTTGTCGACAATGTGATGAGTTTCATTCGTATATGAGCAGCAAAGAACAAGAATGTCACTCCAAGCAGCAAGTTCAAGAATATTTGCAtaacaaggaaaagggaaaactgGGTTTTGGCTTCCTAGAGCTGTAGGCAATGGTGGTGCAGCCGAATGCCTCAAGCCTTTTACTTACTCTGATGCCAGTATTTCCAAAACCCACAATTCCAACTCGCTTGCCTTGTACCTACAAGAATGTCCAGCATCAAAAAATGAGGGcaacaaaacaagaaacaatAATGTAAGCGGGACAAAATGATCAGATAACATAATTGAACATTGATTTGGCAACTCGTAAGTTTGCAAACGTGCTCAGTTTGAATAGTAACAATAAGGCAATTGAGTATTGATGAGAGTTCTTCAACTGCAGATTTATAGTTGAAGATTTTGGACATCAGTGTATGCTGCTCTCTAAACAACATCACGACGTTAATAGGCAAGAAGAACATTCAGATTGTTGAATGCATATTCATTTTGATACTATCTCCAATCCAATGCACAAAATACATCATCAAAAGATACGATAAGATGTCTTTGCTTCATTTTTAATGCTATCTATTGGACTGCTATTACAGTGATAAAAAAAAGATTATATTTATTTCGCCTCTTAAAAGAGGGTAAGAACAAATCATGGTGGCAAGAATAAATCACAAAagcaaatataattttttttttattatggtGGTAACAATCCTACATATAGCGTTGAAGAGGAGGTAAATATAAgcttttctaaaattttatttttatttcataattttttatgattttataatattatagtaattttgtttgaaaagtTTGACTATTCAAGCTTGACTGACAAATCTAACGAAAAATCTAATAGTTTCACTTTGATTGCAATCGCAAGAGGTTAAATTGTAGGTTTCTAAATCACAAGGAACTAAAGTTTACGTAAACTGAACCATaggaggctttttttttttatcctatAAATTATTATATCTCACTATTTGACCTGGGGAAGTCATCAAGCAAATTCATTGGTCTAATAATTCAGTCTGTAAATTAATGAGCCATAGATGTACACGTAGCCAGCTGGCTTGTAACCTTTATTTTTTGGGTGTGATGTTTAAATGGCTAGAAGTTAGCTAGCTAAATTTACATCGAATGGGTGTGATATAGTTTTTGAAGTAAAAAAGAATGACACTtctagcccaaaaaaaaaaagaaaaaaaatcattaacaACAAATTCCTGGCCATTTCATTTTTGATATGCGTATCTATCCTTTATCTTATTTGCAAAATAAAGTTTTCAAGAAGGCATAACGTTGGGACACCAATTGTAGTGTTTGATGCTGCTTTTTCACTACGAACTTACTAGTATGGAGTTTACCTTTGTCGGAATAATGGGAAGGAAAATTGGAGTATTTGATAGTATATTTCAGCactaatttaatgaattcagatcttaatatattcaaatatTTGATAATCTAAAACTGAACATTTAAATTAATTGAAtgacactgaattttttagataaaatttattttcaaaattaagtgataaactatccACTTATCACTGAAcgtgatatgcactcaaatgtattagatttaatatttaacaattcaataatttaatgaattcaaacttcagttttatcaaacgcacttATTCTTTAACCAGACGCAAAGTTCTTTAGTTGCATAGGAGTATCAGATTCTCGTAACACAGACGAGATACAATGGAGTCCTAGGAAGGAAAGAATCCAAGATAATCATTCCAGCTCAATCTCTGAAAGCAAAGGCTTATTTGCAAAGAAAGCTTCGATATTGGCTATCATGATCTCCTGTAACCGTAATAACGATTCTGGGACGGCACCGCCTCTATGTGGAGACAATACAACATTGCCCAATGCATATAGCTCCTGAGGCACCACAGGCTCGTTCTCGAACACATCAAGACCCGCTCCTCCAATTTCACCCTTCACCAACAATTTAACCATTTCCTTCTCGTCAATGAGAGATCCGCGGCCAATGTTAACGATGATCCCTTCCTTTCCCAGGGCTTTCATCACGTCTCTGTTAATTATGTGGCGAGTCTCATTTGTCAATGCCAAACAAACCACTAGAATATCAACGTTGGAAGCCAGTTCCTGAACGCTTGCGTAGAATGGGAAAGAAATATTGGCTTTTGGCTTCCTAGAGTTGTATGCAATGCTGCACCCGAGGGCTTGAAGCCTCTTGCTGATTCTCCTGCCTATGCTTCCCATTCCAGCGATTCCCACTCTCTTACCCCATACCTGCCATCAACACAAAATTTTCtgtctcccaaaaaaaaaaatgtgtcttTGCTAATTGACTTGCGGACCAAATTTTTCTACATAAATAAACTAGCTGACGTTATTCAACTAGACCATCTTCTTGGAATTACACAAGAATTAGGGCTGTGAATAACCCTGATGAGCCTTATGTTTAATAGGACCGGACAGAGATTGGCCTAAATAATACTGCGCCGAAATTAAATGTGAGCTGAATTTAGGCTTCACTGGGCTTAAGCCCGATTAAGGTTTGGCCCGCtcatatgtataattatatatataatatacatataattgcatattttttttttgtcaaaggtCAACttctatatatacatataattgCATATTAAATGATacatataataaataattatgcatattataatattaaaatattaataattcatatacaaatttataataatttataaatattaatcATGTGGTTAATTATGAGTTTGGGCCGAATCCAATATGGACCCAAAACTCATATTAAATAATAAGTCAAGGTTGAGTCTACTAATCTAGGCCCGAACCCAAAAGTCCGAAAGCCCGAAATCCTCATTTAGTTTTGAGTTGACTTCAGGCTTGCCAAAATTCAGTTGATGAAACCTAATTGAAACTCTGAGAAGAATAAATCACAACTGATAATCTTCTAAATCACAACTGCCCCAAGCTCCAATCTGAACGAGGAAAATTGGGAATTAGTGAGCTCCCACCCAATCTTCACTCCCACTTATCTGAGGGAAAGGACATTGCGTGGACATGGAACGAACCCAGGAGAAGTAGACTC
It includes:
- the LOC113703734 gene encoding glyoxylate/hydroxypyruvate reductase HPR3, which translates into the protein MASIVLYLNNSAKDITFPLLEDRFQFLNPNTSSDSSFSSLAGTVRILLCVANSPVNSETLDKYPSLECVVGSTTGLNHIDLAECRRRGIRVTNAGDAFADDAADYAVGLLIDTLRRISAADRFVRAGSWAVKGQFPLSYKVWGKRVGIAGMGSIGRRISKRLQALGCSIAYNSRKPKANISFPFYASVQELASNVDILVVCLALTNETRHIINRDVMKALGKEGIIVNIGRGSLIDEKEMVKLLVKGEIGGAGLDVFENEPVVPQELYALGNVVLSPHRGGAVPESLLRLQEIMIANIEAFFANKPLLSEIELE